The Simkaniaceae bacterium genome contains a region encoding:
- the rmuC gene encoding DNA recombination protein RmuC yields the protein MIYFAAFFSIIAIVIACLYYRANKNAIQLRLDNMRLEVILKEKEAAYEKEKQLYQKSEREFKEAFQSLSYEALKQNNQSFLDLAKKSFEQLHEKSEGSLSKKEESIKHIVNPVKESLAKLDEQLHKIQKERHEENSALMQQIKSLTESEAKLKEETSGLIRVLKAPNVRGKWGEVQLKRIVELAGMLDHCDFMEQKTFGEEDEKQRPDMIVQMPGGTSIAIDAKAPFDAFLEASQAENEDVREEKLKLHARQLRMHILSLSKKTYFKHFDQSPEFVVLFLPNESFYTAALSTDPSLLELGADKGVILATPSTLIGLLKAVAFGWKQDQISKNAEQVSKLGHELYKRLHDMNRHMGQLGRNLKLATESFNKTVGSFETRVLVSARKLKELGAGAHELELESPEFIEMIPRSLIPTNPSSEEIKRGPSCNLPDQAGSSHS from the coding sequence ATGATCTATTTCGCAGCATTTTTTTCTATTATTGCCATTGTTATAGCATGTTTGTATTACAGAGCCAATAAAAACGCGATTCAGCTCAGACTTGATAATATGCGCCTTGAAGTGATTCTCAAAGAGAAAGAGGCAGCTTATGAAAAGGAAAAACAACTCTATCAGAAAAGCGAAAGGGAATTTAAAGAGGCATTTCAATCGCTCTCATACGAAGCGCTTAAGCAAAATAATCAATCCTTTCTCGATTTGGCAAAGAAATCTTTTGAGCAGCTGCATGAAAAAAGTGAAGGAAGCCTTTCTAAAAAAGAAGAGTCGATTAAGCACATTGTCAATCCCGTGAAAGAATCCCTTGCTAAACTCGATGAGCAGCTCCATAAAATTCAAAAAGAGAGGCATGAGGAAAACTCAGCGTTGATGCAACAAATTAAGTCGCTAACTGAATCGGAAGCCAAGCTTAAAGAAGAGACATCGGGATTGATCCGCGTTTTAAAAGCACCTAACGTCCGCGGAAAATGGGGTGAAGTTCAGCTCAAGCGCATTGTCGAGCTTGCGGGAATGCTCGATCATTGCGATTTTATGGAACAAAAGACATTTGGAGAAGAGGATGAGAAGCAACGTCCTGATATGATTGTCCAAATGCCCGGAGGCACATCGATTGCGATTGATGCCAAAGCTCCTTTTGATGCCTTTCTAGAGGCAAGCCAAGCCGAAAATGAAGATGTGAGGGAAGAAAAACTAAAACTTCATGCGAGACAATTGCGTATGCACATCCTCTCCTTGTCAAAGAAAACCTATTTTAAACACTTTGATCAAAGCCCCGAATTTGTCGTTCTCTTTTTACCTAACGAGTCATTTTATACGGCGGCGCTCTCAACGGATCCCTCATTATTAGAGCTGGGGGCGGATAAAGGGGTTATTTTAGCAACACCATCAACACTCATCGGGCTTCTCAAAGCCGTGGCATTTGGCTGGAAACAGGATCAGATTTCTAAAAATGCCGAACAAGTCTCCAAACTCGGGCATGAACTCTATAAACGGCTACACGATATGAATCGCCATATGGGGCAGCTCGGGCGCAATTTAAAGCTCGCTACCGAATCATTTAATAAAACAGTAGGATCTTTTGAAACAAGGGTACTTGTGAGCGCGCGCAAACTTAAAGAACTGGGCGCCGGTGCACATGAGCTTGAGCTCGAATCCCCTGAATTTATCGAAATGATCCCCCGTTCTCTTATCCCAACCAATCCATCAAGTGAAGAGATCAAGCGGGGGCCAAGCTGCAATCTTCCTGATCAAGCGGGGAGCTCACACAGCTAA
- a CDS encoding type IV toxin-antitoxin system AbiEi family antitoxin domain-containing protein → MKSKQKKSNSIDHQILNAINTLGHGAVFVPTDFLSLGSRQTVDTVLHRLVQKGIIRRLARGIYDFPKEHPKLGKLQPSPEAIAEALVGRDCTRIQPTGAYAANILGLSEQVPAKVVFLTDGPSRMVKIGTTTIQLRRTTPKNMAMAGRLSGLLVQALRELGKENITPERIEHLKQTIPLNARQGLLKDIRFTPEWMHSIFKELAEET, encoded by the coding sequence ATGAAAAGTAAACAAAAGAAATCTAATAGCATTGATCATCAAATACTCAATGCAATAAACACTCTTGGGCATGGTGCCGTATTTGTTCCAACGGACTTTTTGAGCCTTGGTAGTCGGCAAACTGTCGATACTGTTCTACATCGACTCGTTCAAAAAGGCATCATTCGCCGCCTTGCAAGGGGAATATATGATTTTCCTAAAGAACACCCTAAGCTTGGAAAACTTCAACCATCTCCGGAAGCAATAGCAGAAGCCTTGGTTGGTAGGGACTGCACACGTATTCAACCAACAGGTGCTTATGCAGCAAACATACTGGGACTATCTGAACAAGTTCCTGCTAAAGTTGTATTTCTGACAGATGGACCAAGTCGAATGGTAAAAATAGGCACGACAACCATTCAGCTACGACGAACAACGCCTAAAAATATGGCGATGGCAGGACGGCTCAGTGGACTTTTGGTGCAAGCACTTCGTGAATTAGGTAAAGAAAATATCACCCCAGAACGAATTGAACATTTAAAGCAGACTATACCACTGAACGCACGGCAAGGATTGCTCAAGGATATTCGATTTACGCCGGAATGGATGCATTCTATTTTCAAGGAATTAGCAGAGGAGACTTGA
- a CDS encoding SH3 domain-containing protein encodes MSEIKALCLIAIGAMAPILCSADEPYKSTLSKEEAFQLSSLSNAQTGRKAHLPSNKTGFKTFTGRILGGQVRVRAQPDVDSPIVKELSKDELVVVLGESNDFYAIAPPKDFKAYIFRSFVLDNTVEGNRVNVRLSPNLEAPVIGHLNTGDRIQGSVAPQNSKWLEIAAPENARFYIAKEFIEYAGGPDMKEVKEHRLKDVHQQIEVAFNLSDTEMRKSYESIDFDRVLQKLKSIANDYQDFPEEIQKVQSKLFSVQEAYLQKKLQYLEKKAEMIEEKVISEATVVAQVPQESVQSKPSDKMKMWEPIEQAMFASWKSMHHAKTMDDFYAEQKTKGTVISGIVREFSDNVRNKPGSHCITSRDIPQGYLYSTHINLDAYVGKKVNLVVSSRPNNNFAFPAYYVFEVTH; translated from the coding sequence ATGTCCGAAATCAAAGCATTATGCCTAATAGCCATTGGCGCCATGGCGCCTATTCTTTGCTCCGCTGACGAGCCCTATAAATCTACACTTTCAAAAGAAGAAGCTTTCCAATTATCATCCCTAAGCAATGCTCAGACCGGGCGCAAAGCACACCTGCCCTCTAATAAAACCGGCTTTAAAACATTTACCGGCCGGATTCTTGGCGGTCAAGTGAGAGTGCGCGCTCAACCCGATGTCGATTCTCCCATTGTTAAAGAACTTAGCAAAGATGAACTCGTCGTTGTACTCGGTGAATCCAATGATTTTTACGCCATTGCACCTCCCAAAGATTTCAAGGCCTATATTTTTAGAAGTTTTGTCTTAGATAACACAGTCGAGGGCAATCGAGTCAATGTACGACTTTCTCCCAATTTAGAAGCTCCCGTCATCGGTCATCTCAATACCGGAGATCGCATTCAAGGCTCTGTGGCACCTCAAAACTCAAAATGGCTTGAGATTGCCGCTCCTGAAAATGCCCGTTTTTATATCGCAAAAGAATTCATCGAATATGCCGGTGGACCAGATATGAAAGAAGTCAAAGAACACCGTCTTAAAGATGTGCACCAGCAAATTGAAGTGGCTTTCAATTTAAGCGATACCGAAATGAGAAAATCATACGAAAGTATCGACTTTGATCGCGTCTTGCAAAAGCTCAAAAGCATCGCTAATGATTATCAAGACTTTCCCGAAGAAATACAAAAAGTACAATCTAAACTCTTCTCTGTTCAAGAAGCTTATTTACAGAAAAAGCTTCAATATTTAGAGAAAAAAGCGGAAATGATCGAAGAGAAAGTCATATCAGAGGCAACTGTCGTAGCACAAGTTCCTCAAGAGAGTGTACAATCAAAACCCAGCGATAAAATGAAAATGTGGGAGCCTATTGAGCAAGCTATGTTTGCCTCATGGAAATCGATGCATCACGCTAAGACGATGGATGATTTTTATGCTGAGCAAAAAACAAAAGGCACTGTTATCTCCGGCATTGTACGTGAATTTTCCGACAATGTGAGAAATAAACCCGGTAGCCACTGCATTACATCAAGAGATATTCCCCAAGGCTATCTCTATAGCACTCACATTAACCTCGATGCTTATGTCGGTAAAAAAGTCAATTTAGTCGTTTCGTCAAGACCCAATAACAATTTTGCTTTCCCCGCTTATTACGTCTTCGAAGTCACGCATTGA
- a CDS encoding ferritin-like domain-containing protein: MELRDWATRILSADTLEEKLFTPDHLTDHAPGAPVFWDTPTRPAGMQFSKHGKEDKLPTFKDHYDPNSRARCLHRFGGHELLAVEIMAYALLAFPDTPTYFRKGVANTLREEQQHVRLYMAEMQRLNVTFGDLPLYKHFWKQVPYLKSPIQYISVMALTFEMANLDFAPLYRDSFRRHGDESCAQLMEQIIRDEISHVSFGMHCFNRLKPHSEQSDFNLYKEALPPILSPKRAKGFVFQSDLRKKAHIPDEWISSLKDFH, from the coding sequence ATGGAACTTCGCGACTGGGCAACCCGGATTTTATCAGCTGATACGCTTGAGGAAAAATTATTCACCCCCGATCATTTAACCGATCACGCCCCCGGCGCCCCCGTCTTTTGGGATACACCGACTCGGCCTGCCGGGATGCAATTTTCTAAACACGGCAAAGAAGATAAATTACCTACATTTAAAGACCATTATGATCCAAATTCTAGAGCCAGATGCCTTCATCGCTTTGGAGGACATGAACTTCTCGCCGTTGAGATCATGGCATACGCCCTTCTTGCATTCCCGGACACACCGACCTATTTTCGCAAGGGAGTTGCAAATACATTGAGAGAAGAACAACAGCATGTTCGCCTTTATATGGCTGAAATGCAACGCCTCAATGTCACTTTTGGCGATCTCCCTCTTTATAAGCACTTTTGGAAACAAGTCCCCTATCTCAAATCCCCCATTCAATATATAAGCGTGATGGCGCTCACCTTTGAAATGGCCAATCTCGACTTTGCCCCTCTTTATCGCGACTCCTTTCGACGGCACGGCGATGAATCGTGCGCTCAACTTATGGAGCAAATCATCCGCGATGAAATTTCCCACGTCTCCTTTGGCATGCATTGTTTTAATAGGCTAAAACCCCACTCAGAACAATCCGACTTCAACCTCTACAAAGAGGCGCTCCCCCCGATCCTATCCCCTAAAAGAGCGAAAGGCTTTGTTTTTCAATCCGATCTTAGAAAAAAGGCCCACATTCCCGATGAGTGGATCTCCTCTCTCAAAGACTTCCACTAG
- a CDS encoding nucleotidyl transferase AbiEii/AbiGii toxin family protein, producing the protein MKFDFLKLPSDERRLYIEQAAIKKNISPVIMEKDFFVCWLLSILFESEFAHNLVFKGGTSLSKIFGAINRFSEDIDLSLSPSFLGLPESATNRSQADKWWKKAEGVSEIAVQTQIMSMLEASTLGVLGENEQIIFEFLKDPQTKSPVILLHYPSSLPTGFSYIKRSVKLEFGSLTDQKPTGRHIIRPWIAEVFPTAFPDWQCEVIALEIERTFWEKATILHAEYHRPLNKPMRDRFSRHYADTAALANHPEVSKVIDCRNLRDRVVSWKNLFFRDSWANYTEAKTGTFHLVPRAERLPDLRRDYQLMRDMYITEPANFDDILRTLSELEHRINFTTPLLSLEETLTSGSL; encoded by the coding sequence GTGAAATTTGACTTTTTAAAACTACCTTCTGATGAAAGACGTCTATATATTGAACAAGCCGCCATTAAAAAAAACATATCCCCTGTAATCATGGAAAAAGATTTCTTCGTATGCTGGTTACTCAGTATTCTATTCGAGTCGGAGTTTGCTCACAATCTTGTATTCAAAGGAGGTACTTCCCTATCAAAAATATTTGGTGCAATCAATCGATTTTCTGAGGATATCGACCTTTCGTTGTCCCCTTCCTTTCTTGGACTTCCTGAAAGCGCTACAAATCGCAGTCAAGCTGATAAATGGTGGAAAAAAGCTGAAGGAGTATCTGAAATAGCTGTTCAAACTCAGATTATGTCGATGTTGGAAGCTTCGACATTGGGAGTATTAGGGGAAAATGAACAGATAATATTCGAATTTCTGAAAGACCCCCAAACCAAGTCACCGGTAATTCTTCTTCACTATCCATCATCACTACCAACTGGATTTTCCTATATCAAACGTTCTGTAAAACTTGAGTTCGGCTCCCTAACTGACCAGAAACCAACTGGGCGCCATATAATACGACCTTGGATTGCCGAGGTTTTTCCTACAGCCTTTCCTGATTGGCAATGCGAAGTCATAGCTCTAGAGATTGAGCGAACTTTCTGGGAAAAGGCTACGATTCTACATGCAGAATATCATCGACCACTTAATAAACCAATGCGAGATAGATTCTCTCGTCATTATGCTGATACCGCAGCACTAGCAAATCATCCAGAAGTAAGCAAGGTTATTGATTGCCGTAATCTCCGAGATAGAGTCGTTTCATGGAAAAATTTATTCTTTCGTGACTCATGGGCAAACTACACTGAAGCTAAAACCGGTACTTTTCATCTTGTTCCTAGAGCTGAAAGGCTGCCTGACTTGCGACGTGATTACCAGCTGATGCGCGACATGTATATTACTGAGCCGGCAAATTTTGATGATATACTGAGAACCTTGTCTGAACTAGAACATCGCATCAATTTCACAACACCTTTGCTTTCTCTGGAAGAAACACTAACTAGTGGAAGTCTTTGA